From Anaerohalosphaera lusitana, one genomic window encodes:
- a CDS encoding type II secretion system protein, which translates to MHNKKAFTLIELLVVISIIALLLAIMMPALGKVKTMAKRVYCANNIRSHSLYLKLYATDNDGRYHSHGDHSPEYARSNGSNDSLYHAMVPYIDDLDVMLCPVIRSIRSGDSIFKNPEYLHENGAYGGWGSVDLDAGQDPANITSPYMWLANYTYFGEEPKYSFRDDEGNMVNNPVHWPKNDGEATSRTPIFAHRVSNAAGGSGHFWDLSHGGNLVEMDTKFNVFSTATDNPLGYGDGSVTYNKKSEMEPRANAGAAGIIFY; encoded by the coding sequence ATGCATAACAAAAAGGCTTTTACTTTAATTGAATTGCTGGTCGTGATTTCAATCATAGCGTTGCTGCTTGCGATCATGATGCCTGCTCTAGGCAAAGTCAAGACAATGGCCAAGCGTGTCTACTGCGCGAATAACATTAGAAGTCATTCGCTATACCTGAAGTTGTATGCGACTGACAATGACGGCAGATATCATTCCCATGGCGACCACAGCCCCGAATACGCAAGAAGTAACGGCAGTAATGACAGTCTGTATCATGCTATGGTCCCCTATATCGATGATCTGGATGTAATGCTGTGTCCTGTCATACGATCAATTAGGTCCGGAGATTCGATTTTTAAGAATCCCGAATACTTACATGAGAACGGTGCATATGGGGGTTGGGGTTCTGTTGATCTGGACGCTGGACAGGATCCGGCCAATATTACAAGCCCATATATGTGGCTTGCAAATTATACCTACTTTGGAGAGGAACCCAAGTACAGTTTCAGGGACGATGAAGGAAACATGGTCAACAACCCGGTTCATTGGCCAAAAAATGATGGCGAGGCTACGTCTCGGACTCCTATCTTCGCACATCGTGTCAGCAATGCGGCAGGCGGTAGCGGCCATTTCTGGGACCTTTCACATGGTGGTAACCTGGTAGAAATGGATACTAAGTTTAACGTGTTTTCAACCGCAACTGACAATCCCTTGGGATACGGTGATGGAAGCGTCACATACAACAAGAAATCTGAAATGGAACCCAGAGCTAATGCAGGAGCTGCGGGAATAATATTTTATTAG